In Vibrio cidicii, the DNA window GAAGCCACGGCCTTGTTCACCAGCGCGAGCCGCCTCGATGGCTGCGTTAAGCGCCAGTAGGTTCGTCTGCTCAGAGATATCATTAATCACGTTGAGCACGGTGGTAATCTTCTCCCCTTCGTTAACCAACACATGCATCTTGTCGTTTACCTGATTCATTTCATTGCGCATGTTAATGATTTCATTCGCAGAATGTTCGATGGCTTGATTGACTTGATTGGCAAGGGAGGTCGCGGTGTGGGCTTGGTCGGCTGTTTCAGAGGCCGTGTCTGCGACGATAGAGACGGAATGGTTAAGCTCGGTTGCCGCCGCCGCAACGGTGCTCAGTTGATGTTTCTGCTGCTCAAGCTTGTTGGCATTCTCACGGGCATTGCTGCCGCTTTCGCGTGCTTTCTCTTCCAATGTGACGGATGAATGGCTGACATCTTGCACAATCACACGCAAGCTTTCGGTAAAGGTGTTGATGCCATCGGTAATGTCATCAAACTCTTTGTACTTCGCTGGGGCGAGCTTGTTAGCCAGATCGCCGTCGCCGGATGAGAGTGATTGAATCACGTTGGTGAGTTGGCGTATCGGTTTCAAAACGGTAGCTGCCAGCGCAGCGATAACAACGACACTGATAATCAGAGCAACGATGCAAAGTTCTACGAGATTGAGAAGTAGAGACTGTGCCAGCTTTTCATCTAAAATACGCGTGTTGTAGTAAACGTTCACTTTGCCGACGGATTTCTCCTCGCCATAATCGGAGAAAAGCAGCTCTTTGCTCACCATCATCTCGGCTGAAAATGCACTTTTATCTTTGACGTCCACACCAGCTTTATCGTTTTCACTTTGGCTCGGTTGTAGGAACACCAAGTCACTTCCTTGAGTATCTTGCAACTGAATTGCGGAAATTTCCGGTAAGTTTAGCTCAGCAGAAATCGCTCTTTTAGCGGTATCAAGGTCAAAATCCCACACCGCTTTTGGGAGGCTGATGGCCATACGTTGGCTGGTGTTGTTAACACTCAGCATCAGTTCAGCAGTCAAGCTTTGCTTAAAGTTTTGATGCTTAATAAAGGCAGAAACCAGAAGAAACTAAGGTGACTGCGAAAATGACTTGGGCGAGAAATACGATTTTTAAACTTTTCACGGCAGGCACTCTCAATTGGGATGCTTCTTAAAAAAGTAGTGTTAGGTGAGACAATATGCAAATTCTATTGCTGTCTAATTTGATGGAAAATAGTCTTATATCGGTGTGGTAAAAAACAACCTTTTCCAATTTGTCGTTTTCTTGATTTCTCTGGATAGGCAGTCCTATAACTAACAGTAATATTTATCTCTGGAGAGATTTAATATGAAACAATGGACATTAATAGGTTTGCTAGTGTTAGCTCTTCTGCCAAAATCGAGTGCGGCAGAATCTTTACGTGTTGTTACTCTTGAATACCCACCCTATATCGAGAGTAAAGGATCGCAAGTATCTGGTATAGCAGTGAATTTGGTAGAAGAAATATTTAGCAATTTGGAGATCCCTGCGGAAATTACCGTTCTTCCTTGGGCTCGTGCACTCAACTATATGGAGACCGGAGAAGCTGATGCCATATTTACCATATTTAAAACGCCACAGAGGGAAGAGTTTGCTTATTTTAGTGAACAGGTTTTGTTTAGGCAAAATATCAGCTTAATTCGTAATCAAAACAGTTCAGTAAACTCAAATGATATAGAGCAAAAGCGTTTTTCTGGTTTGAGTTTGTGTGTGGTAAACAAAGTGAGTTACGGAGAGTACATTGATTCGAAGATCAAATCTGGCGCGTTTAAAACCATAGCTAGGCAGAATTCAGCTGAACAATGTGCTCTGATGCTAAGTGCAGGCCGTGTCGACCTTTGGGTGTCGAATGAGTTTGGTGCTCGCAGTATTATCGCTCGGTTAGCTTTGCAGGATAAATTGGAAATCATGCTGCCACCGATGCAAACCACCTTGAGTTATATTGCTTTTTCTAAAAAGCGCCAGAGTGAAGAGTTACGAAATCGCTTTGATGTGGAACTACAGAAAATGAAACAAACAGGACGCTACTTTGAATTGATCAATGACTATTTTTCTAGTCTGACACCTGATAAAACTGGAATGTGATCATTCTCCTAATGGAAAATTGAGCGATGATCGATGCGCTCACTTTTTTATGTATCTAGATCCAGTATTTAGAAATGTCTTTTGACTAACTTATTTGTTTTTAAGATGAATTTAAAGAATCAAGTAAGGAGCAATTTTCGTAATGTAATAAAGTAAGGAAATTGCAAGGATAACAAGAAATTTTGGGTGTTAAGAAAATAATTGGAATAAGCAATTTTAATAAAAACATATAATTCATTTAATACTGATGTTCCCCTAAATGTTTTTGTTAGGGGAACATCTAAGCGTTGACTTTACTGGTAATTGCCTTTGATTGACTCTTGCTCAAATTTTTGTAGTTTTCCCTCCGCCAGTACTTTGGCTAGACCGCGGTTGAAAGCATCTAAGATCTCTTGCGCTCTGGGGGATTTTTTCGGCACGATGAGAAAGTAGTCTCTTTCGACGATCGGTTTGTCATTCATCTCGATTTGATCGGTTAAGCCGAGTCGCATGACGGTCGTTTGGCCAACATTGGAGTCTTCCAAAACAATGTCTAAACGTCCACCTGCAAGTTTCTTATAGTTTCGCGTCGGCATCGGAGATACGGGAGATCTTCACCACCCCTTGTTTTTCTAAATCCTCAACACCATAGGCATAGCCAATGACTCCACCGATAGCGTATTTGGCGAGATCTTCAGGTTTACTCCACATAATCTGTGCGCCCTTACGTTGGAATAAGGATGTTTTTAGAGTCAGCACTTTATCTGAGTAGAAGAAATGCTGCGCTCTCTCTTCATTTCTGCTCCACAGAAACGAGCCGTCTAACTCACCGTCCTGTGTCTGTTCAAAACCCCGTTTCCAAGGTAAGTAAACAAACTCAACGTTGTAGCCTTCTGCGGCGAAGGCTTCGGTGACTAAATGAGAGATATAACCTCCATGTTTGAGTGACTTGGATTGGTAAGGTGCCCATTCGCCATTGGCGAGCCTAACGGTGTTGGCCAAGCTGCTGGATGAAAACAGTGCGATAAGAATAAAAGAAAAAAATCTGGTACTTAATCGGTTCATACCGAGTCTCCTTTTCGGTCACCTAGGCGAGTGCGGTTTTGGCGAAAACGTCTTCGTCGAGGTTGACTAATAAATCTGACTGAATATTTGAATCCATGGCGGTAAACAACAGACCGCTTTATTTAGATTAGACTACAGTTGCCATATTGGTGATAAGGATGTTACTAAGGAGAATCTCGATACGATTAAAGTGAGGAGAGCACAACGTCACCCCATTTCTGCCTAGAGAGAACGGGCTGGTTCAGCCCATTCTGCGTTGCAGCGGAAGCTAGGATTGCTTTTCAAATACCTCAACACCTTGTGGAATCTCATACCAGCTCTGTTTCTCCTTGACCCAAACATGGGTAGTCGGTTGAAACAGAGACTGCACATCAGGCGCAACGGGTTTGAGTTTCAGTTTAATCACCTCTGGTGCCGCGGGATTGAAGTGATAAATTCGGTTACCACAGCCGGGACAAAATTTCGCAGCATTGATATTGCCACTTTCGGAGGAGCGTTGCCACTCATGCATCTCACCTTTAAATTCAATGTCTTGCACATAAACCAACGCGGTAACACTAAAAGGGCTGGTAGCGAGTTTTTGACATTCAGTGCAGTGACAAGCAAGCACTTTAAAGGGAGCTCTGTGCAGTTGATACTCGACTTGTCCACATTGACAGCAGGCGCTAATTGGAAAATCCATAAACAGTTCCTTTGGTGAGTTGATGTTGGATACTGTAGGGAAAAAGCGCATTGCTCTGCCACTAGAATTGTGGCTTTAGTGTGATTTCATTGCAAAGAGTGATCTGGGTGGAAAATTACGTGGAATAGAAAGGGCAGAGAGCGATATGGCTTTCTGCCGTTGAGGGATCACAATCGGACAAGCATTGAGAGCTGGTCACCTTAGTGCGCTTCAAATGCGAGGGCTTTTTTCTCAATCTGACGGAAAAGTAAGGTCAAGATCGCATTGATGGTGAGATAAAACGCCCCGGCGACACCGAAGACGGTCAAGGTATCGTAGGTTTGTGCATTGATGCGTTGTGCATAACCCATCAAATCCATAATGGTAATGGTGCTGGCCAGCGACGTCCCTTTGAATACCAAAATCACTTCATTCGAGTAAGCTGGTACAGCACGTCTTAGCGCATAAGGCAGTAATACTTGTAAGGTTCTGATTTTATCCATGCCCAATGCACGGCAAGCTTGCCATTGTCCGGAAGGGATTGCGTTAAATGCGCCTTTAAATAACAGAGAAACTGTAGGCTGCCGTATTGAGTGCCAGTGCCAGCATGGCGCAAAACCAAGGTTGGCTAAACCAGTGCCATAGAAAACTGTCGCGAATCCAATCAAACTGTCCCGGGCCGTAATAGATCAAGAAAATCTGTACCAGCAGCGGCGTGCCAGTAAACAGGGTGATCAGGCTGCGGCTTAGCCAATGCAACACTGGCACTCGTAAAATCAATGTGGTGGTCATTAAAAGCGACAGGATACAGCCCACAAGCAGTGAAGCGACAGTTAGCTCTAAGCTGGTGGCTAAGCCTTGCAGTAATTGCCAAACATGTTGCTCTTTCATGCTTTGCCTCCTTCACTGATACTCATTCCTTGAATGGAGAATTTCTTATCGATCACTTTTACCAAGCGTTGAGTGATTAGTGTAATAAGCAGATAAATCGCCGCCGCAGTGGCATACCAAGTAAAGGCCTCATGAGTTGCTGCTGAGGTTAACTGCGCCTGTTTGAGCAGGTCCGTCACGCCGATCAAGGAAACTAAAGCGGTATCTTTTAGCAGCACCAACCACTGGTTGGTTAACCCAGGCAGGGCGTGGCGAATGGCCTGTGGCAGGACGATGCGAAAAAACGCATGACTTTTGGCTATGCCCAGCGCACTGGCCGCTTCACGTTGTCCTCTGCCAACCGCTTTGAGTGCGCCGCGCAGGGTTTGCGAGGCATAAGAGGCGAAAATCAGAGATAACGCCACCACGCCAGAAAGAAACGGACTAACTTCGACGAAATCACCGGTAAGTAAAAACAGCACCTGCGTCGAACCGAAATAGATGAATAGGACAACAAGAATTTCTGGCAGGCCGCGCAGCAAGGTGACCAACAGCGTTGTTGGCCACTTGACGACGACAAGCCGAGCCATCTCGCCACTGGCGAAAATGACCGCCAGAAACCAGACCAACCAACAGGCTGACCACTGCAAGTTGGACGGTCATCCAGCTTGCTTGAACCAGTGAAAGTGAGTAGCCCGTCAGCCCCATATTAGTTTCCGAAGTACTGGTTAAAAATGGTTTGATACTCGCCGTTTGTTTTCACAGCTTTAAGTGCTGCATTCAGATCAGCGACCAATTTCTGGTTGTCTTTATTGACCGCGATACCAAAGCCGTTTCCGAAGTATTGTGCGTTGGTCACGTATTCGCCGACGTAAGCGAGATTGTTCTCTTTCTTGAACCATTCCGCGACAACCGCAGTGTCACCGAATACCGAGTCAATACGGCCATTTTTCATATCGATAAAGGCGTCTTGGTAGCTGGCGTAAGGGACGGCGGTCACGCCTGCCATTTGTTCAAGTAAGTAGCTTTGGTGAGTTGAACCATTTTGCACTCCAACGCGTTTGCCTTTCAGAGCACCTTGGTCGGCCACTTTACCTGCAATGGAAACAAATGCTGCTGAGTTATCGTAATAAGCATCCGTAAAGCTGACTTGCTCAAGACGCGC includes these proteins:
- a CDS encoding transporter substrate-binding domain-containing protein translates to MKQWTLIGLLVLALLPKSSAAESLRVVTLEYPPYIESKGSQVSGIAVNLVEEIFSNLEIPAEITVLPWARALNYMETGEADAIFTIFKTPQREEFAYFSEQVLFRQNISLIRNQNSSVNSNDIEQKRFSGLSLCVVNKVSYGEYIDSKIKSGAFKTIARQNSAEQCALMLSAGRVDLWVSNEFGARSIIARLALQDKLEIMLPPMQTTLSYIAFSKKRQSEELRNRFDVELQKMKQTGRYFELINDYFSSLTPDKTGM
- a CDS encoding transporter substrate-binding domain-containing protein: MPTRNYKKLAGGRLDIVLEDSNVGQTTVMRLGLTDQIEMNDKPIVERDYFLIVPKKSPRAQEILDAFNRGLAKVLAEGKLQKFEQESIKGNYQ
- a CDS encoding transporter substrate-binding domain-containing protein → MNRLSTRFFSFILIALFSSSSLANTVRLANGEWAPYQSKSLKHGGYISHLVTEAFAAEGYNVEFVYLPWKRGFEQTQDGELDGSFLWSRNEERAQHFFYSDKVLTLKTSLFQRKGAQIMWSKPEDLAKYAIGGVIGYAYGVEDLEKQGVVKISRISDADAKL
- a CDS encoding GFA family protein; translated protein: MDFPISACCQCGQVEYQLHRAPFKVLACHCTECQKLATSPFSVTALVYVQDIEFKGEMHEWQRSSESGNINAAKFCPGCGNRIYHFNPAAPEVIKLKLKPVAPDVQSLFQPTTHVWVKEKQSWYEIPQGVEVFEKQS
- a CDS encoding arginine ABC transporter substrate-binding protein: MKKMLLASLIGLVSTNVAAQQEIKFAMEATYAPFEYMDENNQIQGFDVDLANALCKQMQAKCSFHNQAFDSLIPALKFKRYDAVISAMDITEARLEQVSFTDAYYDNSAAFVSIAGKVADQGALKGKRVGVQNGSTHQSYLLEQMAGVTAVPYASYQDAFIDMKNGRIDSVFGDTAVVAEWFKKENNLAYVGEYVTNAQYFGNGFGIAVNKDNQKLVADLNAALKAVKTNGEYQTIFNQYFGN